TCTTCCATTCCTTTAATCGCTTCTTTTAGCGGTTCGCTTTTTGGGCGATAGTTTTTTACATCTACCGTTTCCCCACAGCCACCTGCAATTAGTAACTTCACGTTTTGAGGAACTTCCTCCGTTTCCAGCATATGTCTGAAACCTTTTAAAAGATCAAAAATCCCTTTTGATGTTTCTAAACGGCCGGCATAAAAATAGTACGGAAATGCAAACTGTTCCTCTTCTTCAGTAGAAGCCAGATACACTGGTGAAACTCCTACGGGTACAACTGAAACTGTACTTTTTTTCTTTGTAAAAACTTCGATCTGTTGCTTCTCATTTGGCGTAGTAGCAATTACTACATCAGCTTGTTCCATGATCAGCTTTTCAAAGTGCTTACGCTTATTTTCTATAAAGCCTGTACCTTGCTCTTTTGCAATTGCAAGGGAGTGGTTTGTGTGACACCAGAAGAATGAATATTCCTTCTGCAGATTATATGCAAGTACTCCTGATAGCCAGTAATGAGTATGAATAACGTCATAACTGCTAATATCCAGGGTTTCTGTCATTTCTTCGTATAAACGAGGAAGTAAAGTAAACATCTGTCGCTTATCAACAAAGCCTTTATGACCACCTGCAAAACGGTATACTTTACTGTGCTCACCCAACTGTTCGACAGCCGGTTTTTGTTCATCGCTCCAATGTGTAACAATATCCACACTGTAGCCAAGTCCATCAAGCTGTAGGGCCAGATGTTTTACATAGTTGTTTTGTCCACCTGCTTGTTTACTTCCAAGCGGAATTAAAGGGTCGCCATGATCAGAAATAAATAATATCTTTCTCAAATGAAATCTCATCCTTTCGTTCTTAAGCAGCGAATCATAGCTGTAAAACTTTACTGCTGTCTTGCTGATTTTAATGAAATGATGGTAACTTTTCATAAATTACTCTTCATTAGCTAGGTAGTATTTATAACTTCTTAAGCTGTCCTTTATTCTCGATAAATTCAAACATCCTCACACTACCTAGCAAATAATAGAAGAGAGATTAAGGACGTTGAATTTTACGGTTTTATAAGAAATAATAATTTTTAGCTCGATTGATAAGTTCCCTGATTGACTGACAATTAAACAAAATATTCTAAAAACCACCAAAAATATTACTTTATTATTATTTAGATTAATCAATATCAGTTATAAATACCTATAATGAGTGTATTTAGTCCAGATCACTTAAATCACTTCAAGTGAAACTTCAATATTGCCTCTTGTTGCTTTTGAATACGGGCATACTTCGTGCGCTTTATGCACAAGTTCTTCCAACTGTTCACGCTCAATATCTGTCCCTTTCACTTGAAGCACAACACCAAGCTTAAATCCTTGGTCTTTTTCATCTTTTAATAAGCTGACATTAGCTGTTACTTCAGACGTGAATTTAACACGGGCTTTACTTGCTGTTAATTGAAGGGCACTGTCAAAACAAGCAGCGTACCCTGCAGCAAACAGCTGTTCCGGATTTGTTGAATTTTCGATTTTTTTTGCTCTCGGTGTACCTGGCATTGCTGTTTCAAATTGAATTACCCCATCATCCGACTGTACTTTCCCTTCACGTCCTCCCGAAGCAGTTGCAATCGCAGTAAATAATTTTTCAGACATTCCACTTCCACACCTTTCGTTTTTAAATACAACATATCCTTACCCGGTTTTTTCTTTTTTCAAAAGTATTTAATGTTAATTAATTGTTAATTTCCATACTAAGTAGCAAGAAATTATTCAGTTCAGGCCGATTTCTTTGCCAAAAAAGGGGATCGAAAGCTGTGGCTATGAAATTGAAACTGTAGGAATTCGTGCCTCTAATACTATTTTTATATACTGTTTTTCCTGTAATAAAGCCTGGAATCTAAACATTGTAAGTGTTGGTAACAGAACGGTTGCTTATGTTTTGTTTTATAAATGAGGGGTATCAACTTACAAGTATTCGTTGGGAGGGGATAGCAATATGTTTGGCATATCCGATCTCTTTTCATTAGTCATTTCTGCATTTATTATTTTGCCTGCTGTCGTATTTCTTAGGGAGCTAGGATATGCAATTGTCAGCCGGCTGTTTGGCGTAATTCAACCAAGGGTAACGATTGGTTCCGGGCGCAGAATTTTTAAGTTTGGTATGTTCGATATCCGCAGATACTATCATTTTTATAGCTGGTTTTCGTATGACAAATTAAAGCATGAAAATAAATTTGCCTTTATTAGTATTTATTCCGCGCCAATATTAATCAATCTAGTATTCGGTCTTACAATTAATTCTCTGATTGCCAACGGAATCATTGAAGATTATAAAACATTTTGGGATCGGTTTGTCTTTTATGCATTTTATTATGTTTTATTCGATGCCGTCCCGATGACCACGTTTAGCGGAAAACCAAATAACGGCATGATAATTTATAAAATGATTCGCTACGGCCAGCGGATTGATGCATCAAAAGAACATTTCCTCCCATCTACAACCGAGGTGGAGACTGAATATCAGGAATACATGAAAGAGATTGAAGAAACAGAAGAGAAAATAAAAAAGAAAAATCATGACTGATCCAGTAGCTATTAAACATTAATAAAAACCATTCAAATAAAAAGAACCAAGGTCAAAGCCTTAGTTCTTACCTCAATGTAATGAATAGATATCAAATATAAATTAGTTCCAGGCAGTTCGTTCACTTTCAGGCTCGTTCATGCCTGTTTTACTACGTTTAGAAGGAACGTTGTTTTCTTTTGCCGGAGCTGCATTAAAAATAAAATCAAGTTCTGATAAATACTCTTCTTGCTGTGAGATTTTACGACTTTGATTTACTTCTAGCTTATTCGCACTTTGCTTGCCTCTTGCTTTTGCATTGTTGCGTTTAAAATCCATATTTGACATAGCCATCCCCCATTGAATTTATTGAAAAGTATAAAAGCCTTTTCAGCTTTAAACTTTTCATTAAAAAGTTTAACCATTCTT
This genomic window from Solibacillus sp. FSL R5-0449 contains:
- a CDS encoding glycosyltransferase, which encodes MRKILFISDHGDPLIPLGSKQAGGQNNYVKHLALQLDGLGYSVDIVTHWSDEQKPAVEQLGEHSKVYRFAGGHKGFVDKRQMFTLLPRLYEEMTETLDISSYDVIHTHYWLSGVLAYNLQKEYSFFWCHTNHSLAIAKEQGTGFIENKRKHFEKLIMEQADVVIATTPNEKQQIEVFTKKKSTVSVVPVGVSPVYLASTEEEEQFAFPYYFYAGRLETSKGIFDLLKGFRHMLETEEVPQNVKLLIAGGCGETVDVKNYRPKSEPLKEAIKGMEDRVLFLGPKNEKQLKNLYAGALATIMPSHYESFGMVAAEAQACGCPVIATHVGGLKNVIKSGVTGLHIPKADVQKISDSMAYFLKNSPKLLKMRRDAKQYALKEFNWSLISRKVKELYERKNAYISLP
- a CDS encoding organic hydroperoxide resistance protein, which translates into the protein MSEKLFTAIATASGGREGKVQSDDGVIQFETAMPGTPRAKKIENSTNPEQLFAAGYAACFDSALQLTASKARVKFTSEVTANVSLLKDEKDQGFKLGVVLQVKGTDIEREQLEELVHKAHEVCPYSKATRGNIEVSLEVI